One window of the Vigna radiata var. radiata cultivar VC1973A chromosome 1, Vradiata_ver6, whole genome shotgun sequence genome contains the following:
- the LOC106763772 gene encoding membrane-anchored ubiquitin-fold protein 2: protein MAGSQDQLEIRFRLSDDSDIGPKSYSAATSIATLKESVLAQWPKDKDYGPRTVKDLKLISAGKILENNRTVGECQSPLCDLPGGVTTMHVVVQPPSVEKDRKVTSEVKQNKCVCVIL, encoded by the exons ATGGCTGGGAGCCAAGATCAGCTAGAGATCAGGTTTCGGCTGAGTGATGATTCGGATATTGGCCCTAAAAGTTATTCTGCTGCTACTAGTATTGCAACGCTGAAAGAAAGTGTTCTTGCTCAGTGGCCAAAAG ATAAGGACTATGGACCAAGAACAGTTAAAGATTTGAAGTTAATTAGTGCCGGAAAAATATTGGAGAACAACAGAACAGTGGGAGAATGTCAGAGTCCATTGTGTGATCTCCCTGGTGGAGTTACAACAATGCATGTGGTTGTGCAACCACCTTCTGTGGAAAAAG ATAGGAAAGTAACAAGTGAAGTAAAGCAGAACAAATGTGTTTGTGTGATATTGTAG